TTTCCCTTTCACAACAACTTAAGTTGACAGAGATGTAAGTTTATTTTTCATAGTAGACAGTTTAGCTAACTTTTAAGATTTTACAGCTGTTTCTTTCATTTAGAAACAGGACTTCCTGAGCTTTTCAGTCAGCCTTTGCATTTGCCCGTAATTCATTCCATTACAGCAGTTGCTTGTTCCTGAAGCATGTGCTCTCAAAGGCATTCAAATGTGTCTGCTTTGAGTAGATAGAATAGctggtggttttttttatgTTACAGTAGAAAAATAACCTGAGATATTTGTAGTTTTATCTTCAAACTACTAGCAATCACTGGCCAAATCTCCTTGTCAGAGATGTGGAAATTCATTCATGTTCTGTTCCATTGTGTTTCAGACCAATGGTTGCTTTAAGAATTGTGCTTTCCAGTTTGTGGTGAGAACTTAATCCCTTTACTGCCATGACCTGTACACTTACAGCAGTTTCCTCAATAGGCATTGCATTTATTCTGTCAGACATTCAAGACttgctcaggacaggggaagaaGAGTTTTCCACAAGAATTCAGAAGTTCATAAACATCCATCGGAAcagctttttggttttgtcaGCTGCTCTTCATGGACCAGAAGAATGGAGTGTCATGTTCAGGATTCAGAGAAGGTATGATTTCAACATCAAACTGAACTTTATATTGCTAAGAAGAAATGAAATAGCAGTCTTGGATTTGGAAACATTATTTTAGGAATagataggacaagaggcaatggacagaaactgatgcacaggaagttccacctgaacatgacGAAGAGcttcttcactgtgagggtgactgagcaCTCAACAGATTGCCTACAGCAGTTGCAGAGTCTCTttcactggagatattccagaCCCACctggatgcaatcctgtgcaGTGTGCTCTGGgctgaccctgcttgagcagggaggttggagtTGACACACTATGGTTCTTTCCAATCTTACCCTTTGTGAATTATTTcaggaattttattttactaatttacacaaattttattttactagTTCActgtaaaaaattatttagagCATTTGTttattaaaagcaaataaaaagaatACCAAGTGAATCAATCTGACATATTACAGGTAACAAAAGAGGATGTTCctcaaaacaaagcaaataagATTCCTTTCAATCATTTTAGGGCTATGGAGCATaactatttaaatttttttttctaattagaAAATTAGACAATTTTCTTAGCTCTTTAACCATATTTTCATGGTCACTTTCAAAACAGAGCAGGCAAGTTTATGCCATGAGAAAAGGCTGTAGTGTAAAGTGCAGATTTTTTAccagcttttaaaatgtttactTGGAACAGCATCTGTTACACTGTGCTAGAACAATTAAATAATCAACGTTATTTTACACCAAAAGtataaaactatattaaaactGGTTTGTTTAAAACTTTTATCTCTGATTTCTAATGAAGTCTGAAAACTTGCATATTTTAGTACATACTAGCTAACAACAGTGATCCAATTGTGCTTCATGCTAGTAGTCAGAACTATTTTCTTGTAGGTCCAGTAGCCCTAACTGCAGTTGGTTGGCACTCTTGGCCTCAGAGAAGTGACTATTCTAATGAAGTCTTTGATCTTTACCTCCTTAAGTAGCTAGCACCAGCTTCATTAAATCCTGGACATTCTGCCAAATGCTGATGAATAAAGAGTGTATGAGATGAAATGTAAGAAATCTATTACCTGTTTGTGAAAATGTTGTAAATTTTCATGAGAGGTTTTAAAAGTTCAGCCACCATTCAGCAAGACCACATTATTCAGGTGATGGCAATGCTAATTCTCAATCTACTTTGTGGTTATGAACAATGGGCATTGTGCACATGCTGATGACTAAAATGTGATGTTTTGGAACTGTATTCCATTTGGCAAGTTggtaattttattaaaattaaatttgttttttcattGCAAGCAATATCAAATTGATGTTGATGATGGACAATtacatatatctatatatatttaaatgcaTGTGCTTTTTTTATTACCTGGCAGCTTGAAGTTCTGCTACTGTTTGTAATTACTGACTGAGCTTCTCCTGGTGGGGTTGAAACTTGTGCCATGTTCTTTGAAACTACAAGTCACCTGTTGGATTTGTTAAAAAACAAAGCCCCTTAGTATTGTCAGGTTATCTTCTATTTCTGCTTCTTTCTCCTTATCTATGCTTTTGCTGCAGTTGGGGAaggattatttattattattattaacaaGAAAACTACAGGATTCTTGTTAACAACATGAACACCTTACACAGAGTTGTGTATAGCGAGGGGGAAGTGGGAGAAAAGTAGTCTTTACCATCACAGCTTAAATGAGCATTCCACAAAAAACCTTAGTACATCTGCATGGTAAATTTAAATACCTTGGAGGAAAGGCAAGACATGTTCAAATGACCAGTGTTCTGTCCATACAATACTAAATTTAGACCTGCTGTTATTGGAAGCAAAACTATTTCTAGAAATAGATGTTCGTGGATCTAGGTAAGTACATGTAATTGGTTTTTTGCTGCACTTTGTTCATTCATGCTTTGTTTAGCCCATTCTAGTATGAGCAAAATTGCACCAATTTATTTCCCTAATCTCAAAATGTAAATCCAGCCCTTGTTTGTACATCACATTTTAGCAAAACTCACCAGGGAGCCGAGTGCCTGTGCTTAGAGAAGGACAGTGCCTGTAACATTTATTTTTGCTAATTAGAAGCAAGGGCAGACAAGTTCAGCTGAGAtagctcagcagcaggaggcCCTAATGTGAATGGCTCCAAGTCatcaggcagattgcagggagAACAGGTGGCGGGCACaaggggagggcacaggggacTGTGCAACTGAGCAGCTGGGCACTTCATCTGCATTACTGAAATTCTTTTTGGTTATTTAAAATTCCTCATTCTTTGCTGTGAAGTGCCTCTCCTGTTTTAGCTCTACaacagaaaacagcagcaaaggTAATTCATTGTTACGACACACTAAGGTGCAATTCTTAGGGAGAGGCTCTGTGCTTGCCTAAGCTTTGATGTCTCTCCTCCATAATCTCACTGAATAACAACTCATGCTGCTATTTTAAATCCTCAGATCCCCTTCTCAAGAATGAATGCATATTAATAACACTATTTATAGAAAGAAATCATTTTAGGTTAAAGTATTGAGTGAACAAGTCTTTACATGAAAGTGGTGGAATGATCCCATTATCTGAATCGTGTCTGGAATACAGGTTGTTTTATTTATAGTACACTACAAAGATTTAGTTCAAATTCTGAAGTATTTTTAGCAGTGTTTTCAGATACTTTGCTGTGCTCTTCCACAGCCATAAAAACAACTCAAATATTTTTTACTGCCACTGAGGAGAGCCTTCAGCAATATCACAGAAGAGATTTTAGATCTCTGAATGTACACATGCTTAAGAAGTGCTGATTGATTGTTGAAGAGACCTAGATAAAGAAATGAGCCCTTCCAAATCCCACCTAAATAAGTGGTACAGAAATGGGACAGATGGCTTTACAAACAGCATGAATGCTGCACTTGCCTTTCAGAATAAAAGCAGccttccctgtaagtaaaactgcaCACTAAAAAGCTGTTTGCTTCATGTGGGAATGCTGTTTGAGTTTTATGGCATAACAAATTAAATACATACTCTAAAAGTAACCTTATTTATTTTGATGTGCAGATTCCTGGGCAGCAATTTACGAGTAATACCAGTTCATAATCCTGCTGAAACTGTTAAATTAATGCTAACTATGGCTAAGGTAAGTCCAGTTGCATACACTTAAAAATATTAGTGTATTACTCAGGAAAAGCCAAGAGCTATAAAATACTTGATTTCCCTTAATGGAACTTTTTAGGTTATACTGACCACAATGCATTAATACACTAAGGTAGAACTGGTGCTCTGATGCATTAGCTGAGTCCTTCAACTACTGTTAAAGGTAACTTAATAGCTCTTAATAGCATCTAAGAAAAGAATTCAGTTACCTAAGAGCTTCTTTGGCTCCTATTTACCACTGTTAAGTTGTCTTCACTTACTGTTAACTCCTGTTGAAATACTATCACCTCTGTGTACAGCATTCCTGAACACCTGCTTGAGAACACAAAAATCAAATTTCACTGCtaaataattttgcatttctactattggaaaataaaactttgaATATTCTATTGCCTAAAGTCACTTTGTTCtactcatttttcttttctctaagGTAACTTCCAAGCCACAAGCAGATGATACTCGTTGCAAAATAGAAATGACAAAAGCCCAAATAATAGAAAAAAGTCCAGTTTGGAAGATGCTTCAGGAGTACCAATCACACCGTAATTAACTTaatatttggttttttattCATAAATAGAGTGGCtacattttaaacaaaatatagAATGTTCTTAGAAATATAGTTACATTTCAAAAGACTACATACAACATATGCATTTGGCATGAAAATTCATATTAAATAGCTATACTATGAAAAATAGCATACTTGATACCAAATGTGCTTTCTAGAGAGGGAAAAAAGTGGTTTAGCTGCACGATAGGAAAGTCATCCTTATTTTTAACTCGGTTCTGACCTTAGAGACTCATCTGTTTATTAAGAATTCCCAAAATAAATTACTGTATTTTAAAGAAAGCTGTACAATTAAAGATAAGGATGattaaaacaattccaaaatAGAGGTATCCCTAAAAACAACAGCTGTATGTATGCAACCTTACACTGCTTTTAAACATAAGTGTTATCTGTTATATTACTAAGTTCTTACATCTTATTTGGCCCAaggttgtttttctttaagCCTGGTTTCCTTTGCCACAGGGTTTGTACTATTCTATAGTGTTAGCTATCTGTACCTTACAGTCCTGTCTGCAAATAGAGAAGCTTGTTTGTCAACATTAAAATGTGCTAATAAAAATACCTTTTGCTTAAACAGGGCTTTTGAATTAATGGTTCTTCAATCACTTGATAAAAATCTTTGTAATTCACTACTCCAGTCAGCAACTATTACCCAACAAATTccgaaaattaaaaaaaataaatgcctaACCATACCTCCTTGCCACAGAGAGGAACACacctggtttgtttttttagttTCTAAACTTAAGAAAAAGCATCAAATTCTGAAGAGGAGTAAACAGACCGTATCTCCAAATCACATGCAacaagagcaaaagcaaataaaaaccaGCAAGGAGACTTCTGAAGAGCAGCATTTGCAGTTCTTCTGGAGGCCCCTCTAAACTGCTCCTCTTtgcagccacagcctccccTGCAACTGGAGTCTCATAGTGCAGTGATCCTGTCAGGAGGATGTTCATTCACACACTTCAGCTGCCTTAGCTATTCTCATCCATTacagcttttgttttcacttcAATGAGTTCTTCTACCCGAGCTAGAACACTTTCTATTAAGTCAAATGTGAAGAGAGCTGAGTGTAAAACCTGAAATGACAAGAAAGATGAGTGTTATTtttattagggtttttttaatacattttacaTTTACTTTTGTCTccacattgaaaaaaaaaagtcagtacTTCTGAGTGACTGAAGGGAAGTGCACACTCACTTGAAGCTGCATCCCAGTAGTCATGGCAGGCATCTTTTCCCCACTAACAGTTACGGAGCAAACTGGGTTAGAACTGTGTGCCTCTGTAgaagaaaacat
The genomic region above belongs to Zonotrichia albicollis isolate bZonAlb1 chromosome 8, bZonAlb1.hap1, whole genome shotgun sequence and contains:
- the C8H1orf146 gene encoding protein SPO16 homolog; the protein is MAESCGQEQTRWITTVIMSTALQDHEISTVLQRQQHRVRYSESVETGSVIFPLSAVSSIGIAFILSDIQDLLRTGEEEFSTRIQKFINIHRNSFLVLSAALHGPEEWSVMFRIQRRFLGSNLRVIPVHNPAETVKLMLTMAKVTSKPQADDTRCKIEMTKAQIIEKSPVWKMLQEYQSHRN